The sequence TAGGAGACCTTCGCGTTGGCATCCATATCAGGATCACTTGCTGAAACTGAGCACAAAATCTTCCCAGGAGCATTGTTCTCTTTTACATAAACGACATAAGAAGGATGGGAGAAAACGGGTGGGTTGTCATTTACGTCTAACAATTCAACAAGTATTACTTTTTCACTCGATAATGGAGGTTTTCCAGAATCAGTAGCACTTATTGTGACACTATACTGGCCATTTCTTTCACGGTCAAGTGGCCCATTTGTCACCAATGAGTAATGGTTAGAGAACGAGGGATTTAACCTGAACGGGGATTTGGAAGACACCCTCAACGTAACCTTTCCGTTGTCACCCGAATCTGGGTCTTTTGCACTTATCAATGCAATAACTGTTCCGGTTGCGGAATCTTCTGGAACAGGTGTTGTTAAGGACGTCACAATTATTTCAGGAACATTGTCGTTAATGTCAACTATTTTAATTTCGACACCACAATGCCCATCCATCTCAGGATTACCTTTGTCTTTGGCAGTTATGTCAAATCTATGAAAGGAGTTAGTTTCATGGTCTAAAATTCCTTTGACAACAATAGCTCCAGTAGAAGGTTCAATGTCAAACAACGATAAAATCAGATCTGTAGTTTGCTctgcaaaaaaatattcaattaCTCCGTTTAGTCCTTCGTCTGCATCTGTAGCTTTAACATGCAATATATCAGttccaggtgttgccttttcgCTGACATTAGCCTCATATACCTGTCTCTCAAACTGTGGCGcattatcattaatatcaagTACTATAACTGTAATTTCAGATGTCCCTGAGCGCACCGGATCTCCTCCATCTACAGCAGTGAGGATCAGATTATGTACAGGCAGCTTTTCTCGATCAAGTGGTTTTTCGAGGACCAGTTCAGGGATTTTTCTTCCATCCTTGTGGTTTTTAACAGTCAATTTGAAATTATCATTTTTGCTTATGAGGTAAGAGCGTACAGAATTAGTGCCGACATCGGAATCCTGTGCACTTTCCAAAGGAAACCGCGCGCCTGGATTTACCAGCTCTGCAATTTTCACCACTTTCTCCTTAGTAACAAAACTAGGAGAATTATCGTTTGTATCCTGTATTTCAATTTCAACTCTATGTAACTGTAGAGGGTTGTCTATAACTAGTTCCAAAGGCAACAAACACGACGGTCTTTGTCCGCATAGCTCCTCTCTATCTATCCTATCAATCACCACCAGTTCTCCCTTCCCCAAGTCTATACTAAAATACTGCTTACCAGCCTCCGACGTTATCCGCAATTTACGTTGATATAGTTCAGAAACAACCAAACCCAAATCTTTGGCTAGATTTCCTACCACAGAGCCCTGTTTCAGTTCCTCCGGGATGCTGTAGCGAGTCTGTCCGTCTATTGTACTCcacaagagaaagaaatgatGCCACCACAAAATCACCTGCAAGACAGGCAGTTTCTTCCACATTATTCCTCGTTCCATAAATCCCATATCTTTTCACTCCGACTCAAACTTCTTAACTGATTATGTATATAAGGTCTATGATCCAATGTCGATGCGTCCTCATACATAACAGTGACAGTCATGCTTTATGTCTGCATATGCATCCCTCTCCTCCTGTGCAGATCATTGTAATGGCTAAGACGCCAAAGCTACTAGGCGAGAGGGAGTAGATCTCTTTGTACAGCTCTGCATGTCATTGGTGGATGGAGAATACCCATTTCCACCAATCGTGGCATCAGTAAATGTCTACAGAGTAGTGACGTAAAAGTAAGATCCATATAAAAATTTTCCGGGTGATTGAGAtttataatatgaaatattattaCACAATTCATTAAACAGCCTCACCATCAACTGCAAcgatttaaaatgtgtatttaatttctcaaatatatatatatgtagactatattataaaataattatcttTGAAAGTAGTAGATAATAGATGAGTTAGTACAAATAACTGAAGACTGATCATTATATGATAACTCATataatgttttgtgttcatCCATCTGTCCTCTTGTCTTTATGTAcctgcatgcatgcacatgccTTTGTGGTTGACAAGGCTCTTCGTTGCCTTCCTGTGGCCAGAGAAAGCCAATGCAGCCTGCATACGTCATTACATCTTCACAGCTCTCCACAAGCCTCGGATAAATAATTCTGTCAGCAGCCAACGAAAATACCCGTATGGAGGTCTGTAGAGCAAACGAAAAGGGAGGGGAAGCGCAGATGGTGTAGGGAGGCATTTACTCCcggtctccctctctctctctaattctCTCTCTAATTATGCACTATCCCTCCGCTGGCAACAGGCATTATACGCTTATATACGAGTGGTGAAATAATCCattacaatatatataaattaatacgAAAAATAAACTCAGGAAATGAGTATTGATCATAGTCATCTGCTCTAAACGGAGGTGGGCGACAGAGGGAGATGTAGAGAGGCAGCAAGAGAGACAgcgagagggaggggagagcgCTGGTGCTGATTTCAGCACCACAAATGTGGACAGCGCCACACAGGCGgccaactgctgctgctgcatgctGAGAGGCAGCCAGCCTCACAGGCTCTCACTGAAGACAGCAGCCAGCCAGGAAAACAAAATCCCAACCTCCTCACAATTTTTTTATACTGAATAAATAGAGTAGATCTGCCAGAAGCACATCTAATAAAATTTCACTGCTGTaaacacaggaaatgaaaataatgaaggTGAATACAGAGTAAAATAAGCTCAAGAATATATTGTCACACTTATAATCAAGTTTGTatattataaaaacatattattatGCTATCTGTATACTTACAATAATATACTTATGGTGTGTTATAGTATGTATAAAGTGAATTTGATGCTATTTTGCTACTAGCCCAGTATGTTATTTCCAGGGCTGATATTTGTAGGcatcaaaaaaatatatacaaagtGGAAACACATGCATTTTATTCACACTTTACATTTCATGTTAAGATATTGCATGCGTTCACTATCAGGTGTTGAACTACAGTACAAAGTGTTGAAGTAGAATAGACCTTTTTACCAAACCTTACTACTGATATTTTATCTCCATCCAATCTACCCATTCATCTATTTTCTATACCCACTTATCCTGTGCGGGCGGGATCCTATCCCGCCCGCACAGGACAggaggcagggtacaccctggtcAGGTGGCTAACACACATCAACATCAAGCAGAtttacactcacacagacaaagGGGAGCATGCACACTTCACCAAAAAGGACCCATCTAGCCAGATTTGAACTTGTCGTGAgatgacagtgctaaccactgttcCACACC is a genomic window of Micropterus dolomieu isolate WLL.071019.BEF.003 ecotype Adirondacks unplaced genomic scaffold, ASM2129224v1 contig_1165, whole genome shotgun sequence containing:
- the LOC123964206 gene encoding protocadherin gamma-C5-like, whose amino-acid sequence is MGFMERGIMWKKLPVLQVILWWHHFFLLWSTIDGQTRYSIPEELKQGSVVGNLAKDLGLVVSELYQRKLRITSEAGKQYFSIDLGKGELVVIDRIDREELCGQRPSCLLPLELVIDNPLQLHRVEIEIQDTNDNSPSFVTKEKVVKIAELVNPGARFPLESAQDSDVGTNSVRSYLISKNDNFKLTVKNHKDGRKIPELVLEKPLDREKLPVHNLILTAVDGGDPVRSGTSEITVIVLDINDNAPQFERQVYEANVSEKATPGTDILHVKATDADEGLNGVIEYFFAEQTTDLILSLFDIEPSTGAIVVKGILDHETNSFHRFDITAKDKGNPEMDGHCGVEIKIVDINDNVPEIIVTSLTTPVPEDSATGTVIALISAKDPDSGDNGKVTLRVSSKSPFRLNPSFSNHYSLVTNGPLDRERNGQYSVTISATDSGKPPLSSEKVILVELLDVNDNPPVFSHPSYVVYVKENNAPGKILCSVSASDPDMDANAKVSYSILDSKVQDVSVSSYVYINSDNGSIYSMHSFDYEKLKVFQIQVQAKDQGSPSLSSNATVHVFILDQNDNAPAVIYPSSAALGSLSHQRMPRSAKAGHLVTKVTAVDADSGHNAWISYRLAEATDASLFTVNLYTGEVRTKRAASEQDDSSQRLLIEIKDDGEPVQSSTVTVSILLEDGLHEPILDLRQKAAEPSKKTGRITLYLILSLASVSVLSLLTFLILA